In Niallia sp. FSL W8-0635, one genomic interval encodes:
- a CDS encoding HD domain-containing protein, with product MRDVKLIDIYNHHIAQKYITRSGLAHALAVAYHAFEMAKESNVDVDNAAKAGFLHDMGHYTWYKDGKWDYKLYRQNDIHPIKGAERAHKLLIRLGENPVKAKEIALAVLFHTDSFIPGGSVILSPLQKIVKLADEKDEEPGGHHHYRTITKERALKSLERLDAKIDEYIERQKDMD from the coding sequence ATGAGAGATGTTAAACTTATCGATATTTATAACCACCATATTGCACAAAAATATATTACACGTTCAGGTTTAGCTCATGCTCTGGCAGTTGCTTATCATGCTTTTGAAATGGCAAAAGAATCAAATGTCGATGTCGATAATGCAGCTAAAGCCGGATTTTTACATGACATGGGTCATTACACCTGGTATAAAGATGGGAAATGGGATTATAAATTATATAGACAAAACGATATTCATCCAATAAAGGGAGCAGAAAGAGCACATAAATTATTAATTCGTTTAGGAGAGAATCCTGTAAAAGCAAAGGAAATTGCGTTAGCGGTTCTTTTTCATACCGATAGCTTTATTCCAGGAGGTTCCGTAATACTCTCACCCTTACAAAAAATCGTAAAATTAGCAGATGAAAAGGATGAAGAACCTGGTGGACATCATCACTATCGCACGATAACGAAGGAACGTGCTTTAAAAAGCCTCGAACGATTAGATGCTAAAATAGATGAATATATAGAAAGACAGAAGGATATGGATTAA
- a CDS encoding DEAD/DEAH box helicase has translation MANIITSIKEWQQALQMEINYLKKYGQSKVALSNGIRLNTENDYTYYFESIGNLKVPIGSNVIIHWGAQAVKGRVLSADGKSLLVILEKMIGEDVAEAYLSHDPWELLEQLQIRFDTIKKNKRKLSRIVKLMRPSETTKHPTDQLKNHVHELSLRCKYNPVSFVWGPPGTGKTYTLARVALQRYWKGKRILVLAQSNQAVDVLLTEITTTIKEKDRFQLGDILRYGGNSSNGSLEQEKITTSSLLDKKDMDLAKQKQLFLEEKQKLRQDLASAFTMRDSSQLLEMEEKLASVMEKIRKREVQFVQKARIVGTTLAKAATDPAIYEDEYDLVILDEASMAYIPQVAFAASLAKRIIICGDFKQLPPIATSRHALVDRWLKEDVFHATGVADTVHTSSMHPQLLLLNEQRRMHPSISEFTNKYIYHSLVGDYKNVEKSRKSIADQSPFKGNASVLLDSSYFGAYATFEKASKSRMNYIHLLLALQVVHEALSDKGTRSIGYVTPYRAQADIMEALAHEFFPEAVADKRLIIATVHRFQGSERDVIVFDSVEASPFSRPGMLLTGKESERLINVAISRAKGKFIHIANRSFIQTMIDHRKTIHQLVSHQERVNKVVTNQQIGEWMQQKNPKLFWTHGQRTDLLKKDMNRSQKAVFVSIPQSKGNLSQEWKQIFAKSNVIRSPDIPFPMIIIDEKVVWFGFPVEMVNGSRPPSLAVRIHSPYLAAYLLKYIT, from the coding sequence ATGGCAAACATTATCACGTCCATCAAAGAATGGCAACAAGCACTTCAGATGGAAATAAATTATTTAAAAAAATATGGCCAATCTAAAGTGGCTTTATCTAATGGGATCCGATTAAATACTGAAAATGATTATACCTATTACTTCGAAAGTATTGGTAATCTTAAGGTTCCAATTGGCTCGAATGTAATCATCCATTGGGGAGCTCAGGCGGTTAAAGGACGCGTATTATCGGCAGATGGAAAAAGTCTTCTAGTCATCTTAGAGAAGATGATTGGCGAGGATGTTGCAGAAGCTTATTTGTCCCATGATCCATGGGAACTGTTAGAACAACTGCAAATTCGCTTTGATACGATAAAAAAAAATAAACGGAAGCTAAGTAGAATAGTAAAGTTAATGCGTCCAAGTGAAACAACGAAGCATCCTACTGATCAGTTGAAAAACCATGTTCATGAGCTTTCATTAAGATGTAAATATAATCCCGTCTCCTTTGTATGGGGACCACCAGGAACAGGGAAAACATATACACTAGCAAGAGTCGCATTACAACGATATTGGAAAGGCAAGCGAATACTTGTTTTAGCGCAAAGCAATCAGGCAGTCGATGTATTACTTACAGAAATCACCACAACCATAAAAGAAAAGGACCGTTTTCAACTTGGCGATATTCTTCGATATGGTGGCAATAGCAGTAACGGCAGTTTGGAACAAGAGAAAATCACAACAAGCTCTCTACTAGATAAAAAGGATATGGATCTTGCAAAACAAAAACAACTGTTTTTAGAAGAAAAGCAGAAGCTTCGACAAGATCTTGCTAGTGCATTCACAATGAGAGATTCTTCCCAGCTGTTAGAAATGGAAGAAAAATTAGCAAGCGTTATGGAAAAAATCCGTAAAAGAGAAGTACAATTTGTCCAAAAAGCAAGAATTGTTGGCACTACCTTGGCTAAGGCTGCAACAGATCCAGCTATTTATGAGGATGAATATGATTTAGTTATTTTGGATGAAGCAAGTATGGCATATATTCCACAGGTGGCATTTGCAGCATCGCTCGCAAAACGAATCATCATATGCGGTGACTTTAAACAATTACCTCCAATTGCGACGAGCCGTCATGCATTAGTGGATAGATGGTTAAAAGAAGATGTTTTCCATGCAACAGGTGTTGCTGATACGGTGCATACTTCCTCCATGCATCCCCAGCTTTTGTTATTAAATGAGCAAAGACGTATGCATCCATCGATATCCGAATTTACGAATAAATATATCTATCATTCATTAGTAGGAGATTACAAGAATGTCGAAAAAAGCAGAAAATCGATTGCAGATCAATCCCCCTTTAAGGGTAACGCGAGCGTATTATTAGACTCCAGTTATTTTGGAGCATACGCCACTTTTGAAAAAGCATCTAAATCTCGCATGAATTATATCCATCTTCTCCTTGCCTTACAAGTTGTCCATGAAGCATTAAGCGACAAAGGGACAAGAAGTATTGGCTATGTCACTCCATATCGGGCACAGGCTGATATAATGGAAGCACTGGCTCACGAATTTTTTCCTGAAGCAGTGGCTGATAAGCGCTTAATTATAGCAACCGTCCATCGTTTTCAAGGAAGTGAAAGAGATGTAATCGTCTTTGACAGTGTAGAAGCTTCCCCCTTTTCACGACCTGGCATGCTTTTAACAGGTAAAGAGAGCGAACGCTTAATTAATGTTGCGATTAGTAGAGCCAAAGGGAAATTTATTCATATTGCTAATAGAAGCTTTATCCAAACAATGATTGATCATCGCAAAACGATTCATCAGCTAGTCAGTCACCAAGAAAGGGTCAATAAGGTTGTTACTAATCAACAAATTGGTGAATGGATGCAACAAAAGAATCCCAAACTTTTTTGGACACATGGTCAGAGAACCGATTTATTAAAGAAAGATATGAATCGTTCACAAAAAGCGGTATTCGTGTCGATTCCACAATCGAAAGGGAACCTTAGTCAAGAATGGAAGCAAATTTTTGCTAAATCAAATGTTATTCGTTCTCCTGATATTCCGTTTCCTATGATTATTATCGACGAGAAGGTCGTTTGGTTTGGTTTTCCAGTAGAAATGGTTAACGGCAGTAGGCCACCATCATTAGCAGTCCGAATTCATTCCCCCTATCTAGCTGCTTATCTTTTAAAATATATAACGTAA
- a CDS encoding peptidylprolyl isomerase, with the protein MLRKKRTKWMMALFCISILLLITGCGTADTAPSKEEDKTERKAISSDDYPIVTITMEDDSKMEVELYPDKAPNTVNNFISLINKGFYDGLIFHRVIPDFMIQGGDPNGNGTGGPGYSIKGEFSDNGFENDLEHERGVISMARSQMPDSAGSQFFIMVADAPHLDGQYAPFGKVIEGMDVVDKIVATERDEQDKPLKEIKMKKVTVDTKGINYEEPEKVKE; encoded by the coding sequence ATTTTGAGAAAAAAACGGACTAAATGGATGATGGCCTTATTTTGCATATCCATCCTATTATTAATTACAGGCTGTGGAACAGCGGATACAGCCCCATCAAAGGAAGAGGATAAAACAGAAAGGAAAGCGATATCTTCCGATGATTATCCAATTGTAACCATTACAATGGAAGATGATTCGAAAATGGAAGTGGAGTTATATCCGGATAAAGCACCTAATACAGTAAATAACTTCATTTCATTAATCAATAAGGGATTTTATGATGGCTTAATTTTTCATCGAGTGATTCCTGATTTTATGATTCAAGGGGGAGATCCGAATGGGAATGGAACAGGCGGTCCTGGTTACTCTATTAAAGGCGAATTTTCAGACAATGGATTTGAGAACGATTTAGAGCATGAAAGAGGCGTGATTAGTATGGCAAGATCTCAAATGCCAGACTCTGCCGGCTCCCAATTTTTTATCATGGTAGCAGATGCTCCCCATTTGGATGGCCAATATGCACCATTTGGTAAGGTAATAGAAGGTATGGATGTAGTTGATAAGATTGTAGCAACTGAAAGAGATGAGCAGGACAAGCCTCTAAAAGAGATAAAAATGAAGAAAGTCACAGTTGATACAAAAGGAATAAATTACGAGGAACCTGAAAAAGTAAAAGAATGA
- a CDS encoding peptidylprolyl isomerase produces the protein MATKGYILMQNGEKIEFELYPNEAPGTVANFVELINKEFYNGLTFHRVIPGFVSQGGDPNGNGTGGPGYTIKCETVGNPHKHVEGSLSMAHAGRDTGGSQFFIVHEPQPHLNGVHTVFGQVTSGMSTVKAMKNGDVMEKVEITEQ, from the coding sequence ATGGCAACAAAAGGATACATATTAATGCAAAATGGCGAAAAAATCGAATTTGAATTATATCCAAATGAAGCTCCTGGAACAGTAGCAAACTTTGTAGAACTTATTAATAAAGAGTTCTATAACGGTCTAACTTTCCACCGCGTCATTCCTGGTTTCGTAAGCCAAGGTGGAGATCCAAACGGAAATGGTACAGGTGGTCCTGGTTACACTATTAAATGTGAAACTGTTGGAAATCCTCATAAACACGTAGAAGGTTCTCTTTCTATGGCACACGCAGGTCGTGACACAGGCGGAAGCCAATTCTTCATCGTTCATGAGCCACAACCACATTTAAATGGTGTTCACACTGTATTCGGACAAGTTACATCTGGTATGTCTACAGTTAAAGCGATGAAAAACGGCGATGTAATGGAAAAAGTAGAAATTACTGAACAATAA